In Aspergillus fumigatus Af293 chromosome 2, whole genome shotgun sequence, a genomic segment contains:
- the sac6 gene encoding fimbrin yields the protein MNVLKLQRKYPHFDQSEIFSLQDAFRKLDVDDKGYLDEATVIKATQQSERQPYDVVRQALKEVDLDSSRRVELEDYVDLISRLRSTPAQNRATAGPSAAPGIPEIGMGVARHVSKGSVGGRIHVQGSSANVTHTINEDERTEFTRHINAVLAGDPDIGHLLPFPTDTFEMFDKCKDGLVLAKLINDSVPDTIDERVLNKPGRKIKDLNAFHMTENNNIVINSAKGIGCSVVNIGSGDIIEVREHLILGLIWQIIRRGLLGKIDIKLHPELYRLLEDDETLDQFLRLPPEQILLRWFNYHLKNAKWDRKVTNFSTDVKDGENYAVLLNQLAPNLCSRAPLETRNLLERAEQVLANAEKLNCRKFLTPSSLVAGNPKLNLAFVANLFNTIPGLDPITEEEKLEVEDFDAEGEREARVFTLWLNSLDVQPPVNSLFDDLRDGTILLQAYDKVIPGSVNWRHVNKPPSSGGEMMRFKAVENTNYAIELGKHIGFSLVGVQGADITDGQRTLTLGLVWQLMRRDITNTLSSLAQRMGKREITDAEMIRWANDMSRKGGRTSSIRSFKDQTIGTGIFLLDVLNGMKSSYVDYDLVTPGRSDEEAYANAKLSISIARKLGATIWLVPEDICQVRSRLVTTFIGSLMATYEKMQ from the exons atgaaCGTTCTCAAGCTTCAGAG GAAATATCCACACTTTGACCAAAGTGAAATTTTTTCCCTTCAGGATGCATTCAGAAAATTGGATGTTGACGATAAGGGGTATCTGGACGAGGCTACTGTGATCAAGGCCACCCAGCAGTCCGAACGTCAGCCGTACGACGTCGTGCGTCAGGCTTTGAAGGAAGTCGATCTCGATAGCTCTCGTCGAgtcgagctcgaagattATGTAGAT CTCATTTCAAGACTCCGCTCTACTCCAGCGCAAAATAGAGCAACTGCCGGCCCGAGTGCGGCTCCAGGGATACCCGAGATTGGAATGGGTGTGGCTCGACACGTCTCCAAAGGCAGCGTAGGAGGACGTATTCACGTTCAGGGCTCCTCCGCGAACGTCACTCATACTatcaatgaagatgagagaacTGAGTTCACCAGACATATCAATGCTGTCCTTGCTGGGGATCCCGATATTGGCCATCTGCTACCATTCCCCACTGACACTTTTGAGATGTTTGATAAATGCAAGGACGGATTGGTCCTAGCAAAACTCATCAATGACAGCGTCCCAGATACAATTGATGAGCGTGTCCTGAATAAGCCTGGGAGAAAGATCAAGGACCTAAATGCATTCCATATGACTGAGAACAATAACATTGTGATCAATTCGGCCAAGGGAATTGGGTGCTCTGTGGTTAACATCGGAAGCGGCGACATCATAGAGGTCCGCGAGCACCTGATTTTGGGTTTGATTTGGCAAATTATCCGGCGAGGTCTTTTGGGAAAAATTGATATCAAGCTTCATCCCGAACTCTATCGGCTTCTTGAGGACGACGAAACGCTAGACCAGTTCTTGCGCCTCCCTCCGGAACAAATCTTGTTGCGTTGGTTCAACTATCATCTGAAGAATGCAAAGTGGGACAGGAA GGTGACAAACTTTTCCACTGATGTCAAAGACGGTGAAAATTACGCTGTCCTCTTGAATCAGCTGGCTCCCAATCTGTGTTCGAGAGCTCCGCTTGAGACTCGGAACCTGCTTGAGCGAGCAGAGCAAGTTCTGGCCAATGCAGAAAAACTAAACTGTCGAAAGTTCCTGACTCCGTCGTCCCTTGTTGCTGGAAACCCCAAACTTAACCTTGCATTTGTTGCCAATCTGTTCAACACGATTCCTGGTCTCGACCCAATaactgaggaggagaaactCGAGGTTGAGGATTTCGAcgcagaaggagaaagagaagccagAGTTTTCACCTTGTGGTTGAACTCGCTCGATGTCCAACCCCCCGTCAACTCGTTGTTTGATGATCTTCGAGATGGTACCATTCTACTTCAAGCTTACGACAAAGTGATCCCTGGCAGTGTCAACTGGAGACATGTTAACAAACCGCCTAGTTCTGGCGGCGAGATGATGCGGTTCAAGGCTGTGGAAAACACCAACTATGCGATCGAACTTGGGAAGCACATCGGGTTCTCCCTTGTAGGAGTACAGGGTGCGGACATTACTGATGGCCAACGTACGCTTACGCTTGGACTGGTTTGGCAATTGATGCGGAGAGATATAACAAACACCTTGTCTAGCCTTGCGCAGCGAATGGGCAAGCGTGAGATCACTGATGCCGAAATGATCCGGTGGGCAAATGACATGTCCCGCAAAGGAGGCAGAACTTCGTCAATACGCAGCTTTAAGGACCAAACTATCGGCACGGGAattttccttcttgatgTTCTGAACGGGATGAAGAGTAGCTATGTTGACTACGACCTCGTCACACCCGGCCGATCAGACGAGGAAGCGTATGCTAATGCCAAATTGAGCATTAGCATAGCAAGAAAGTTAGGCGCGACTATTTGGTTGGTCCCTGAGGATATTTGTCAAGTGCGGTCTCGCTTGGTCACCACATTCATTG
- a CDS encoding DDHD family phospholipase, which translates to MSRESQRGSFLGPFSSWNPSRNTKTSPNTDRPDILPRSQGEDHTITHRHRLSLRHYPPDCPPLRVRWFYAVDSPKRKPLFSEQQKEEPKPLPAPKKFVPFSSKDSQAIESTFQKLSDVEIAQEQTRKSELLRETRKGLFTVPVNEDNLFDVDIERRELTPAYWIGPTYEVRRGTWFFQEGSTFKPCEENLATQLEEGYLKLKPWRLENDQCSLPQTHANPTLQQADRSDVNKSGLQCTPEPELCASQPHTGQAGHATSVRVNEPRHYRLFGAYMNCIVTYQDCSTALLANDDFMSRMSSTVYQKLGGIPGTRVVRGFVETKRQKETPAVKSRDHSVGTKSSSDTPNTASTDHEVKSVAEISSDTCHNEDVREKETNQDDPRSTLERQMSSLAGEPQNTAELEEQARKQEEKEMEDSREADEEDREREIDHLVLVTHGIGQRLGLRLESINFIHDVNVLRKTMKSVYKASPDLQALNSSFSDSHKNCRVQVLPVCWRHLLDFPYRGVRQNRKELDLADADFDDDNSYPGLNDITLDSVPAVRNLISDLAMDVLLYQSAYCEHISTIVKQECNRILKLFKQRNPTFNGSVSLCGHSLGSAILFDILCQQPSTPPTPGERRMDREGSQDILLDFDCEELFCLGSPVALFQMIKGNTIAGRSMIDEANMKRSKKACDHRNPKSFSSASRGASVQASTASSEGLTIVSSPKCRQLYNIFHPSDPVSYRIEPLISPAMSSLKPQPLPSVKKSLWATPGQSLSMIGSRVGQSVGTLWSNFATGVASSLLNRSLGLGSEDASQSTMTATETQMSRGSLANSSLGEDGSSRFGSGVDCQEASANRYRTLIDSNLETLYEGTNRAKTSCHNDILHSAATESVVGRESEDLRRLKMEDAKVRALNTNGRVDYSIQEGAFDISLIASIASHLTYWADEDVNHFMLSQMLSRNGRHRSDKD; encoded by the exons ATGTCCAGGGAAAGTCAGAGGGGGTCCTTTCTGGGacccttctcttcctggaATCCGTCAAGAAACACCAAGACTTCCCCCAACACCGATAGACCAGACATTCTTCCTAGATCTCAAGGCGAAGATCATACAATCACACACAGGCATAGACTTAGCTTACGCCACTACCCTCCGGATTGCCCCCCGCTGAGGGTGAGGTGGTTTTACGCTGTTGACTCACCAAAACGGAAACCACTATTCTCAGAACAACAGAAGGAAGAACCGAAACCCCTACCTGCGCCCAAAAAGTTTGTCCCGTTTTCGTCGAAAGATTCCCAGGCCATTGAGTCCACTTTCCAAAAGCTATCGGACGTTGAGATTGCTCAAGAACAAACACGAAAGAGTGAACTGCTTCGCGAAACAAGGAAAGGGTTATTTACAGTGCCTGTCAATGAGGACAACCTATTTGACGTGGACATCGAACGAAGGGAGCTCACACCGGCGTACTGGATAGGTCCCACCTATGAAGTGCGCCGGGGTACGTGGTTCTTCCAAGAGGGGTCTACTTTCAAGCCGTGCGAAGAAAACCTGGCCACCCAGCTTGAGGAAGGGTATCTCAAACTTAAGCCATGGCGCCTGGAAAATGACCAATGCAGTCTCCCGCAGACCCATGCAAACCCAACCCTCCAGCAAGCAGATAGATCAGATGTGAACAAGTCGGGGTTGCAATGCACGCCCGAACCAGAGTTATGCGCATCGCAGCCACATACTGGTCAGGCTGGACATGCAACTTCTGTCCGAGTAAACGAGCCTCGGCACTATCGTCTTTTTGGTGCTTACATGAACTGCATAGTGACATATCAGGATTGTTCTACAGCTTTGTTGGCGAATGACGATTTCATGTCACGAATGAGCAGTACCGTATACCAAAAATTGGGCGGTATACCAGGTACAAGAGTGGTGCGTGGTTTTGTCGAAACCAAAAGACAGAAGGAAACACCAGCTGTGAAGAGTCGTGATCATAGTGTTGGTACAAAATCTTCGTCCGATACCCCTAATACAGCTTCGACAGATCATGAGGTCAAGTCTGTTGCGGAAATTTCTTCAGACACATGCCATAATGAGGATGTGAGGGAGAAAGAGACTAATCAGGATGATCCAAGGTCAACTCTGGAACGGCAGATGTCGTCCCTTGCTGGTGAACCTCAAAATACAgctgagcttgaggagcAAGCGCGGAagcaggaagagaaggaaatggaagacTCCAgggaagcagatgaagaggacaGAGAGCGGGAGATTGACCATTTGGTCCTTGTCACACATGGAATAGGCCAGCGACTTGGATTGCGGCTAGAAAGCATCAACTTTATTCATGATGTGAATGTTCTTCGAAAGACCATGAAGAGCGTCTATAAGGCTTCTCCTGATTTGCAGGCTTTGAACTCTAGTTTCTCAGACAGTCACAAAAACTGCCGCGTTCAGGTACTTCCAGT CTGTTGGAGACACCTCCTTGATTTTCCTTACAGAGGAGTGAGGCAGAATCGTAAAGAACTTGATTTAGCAGATGCAGACTTTGATGACGACAATTCTTATCCCGGTTTGAATGATATTACCCTTGACAGCGTTCCCGCAGTCCGGAATCTCATTTCTGATTTGGCAATGGACGTACTCCTCTATCAAAGTGCTTACTGTGAACACATTTCTACCATAGTTAAGCAGGAGTGCAATCGGATTTTGAAACTCTTCAAGCAGCGAAATCCGACATTCAATGGCTCTGTGAGCCTCTGTGGTCATTCACTTGGTAGCGCGATCCTGTTTGATATCCTATGCCAGCAACCGTCGACTCCTCCCACGCCCGGAGAGAGGAGGATGGACCGAGAGGGGTCTCAGGACATTTTGCTCGACTTTGACTGCGAAGAATTATTCTGCCTGGGGTCTCCAGTTGCCCTTTTCCAAATGATCAAAGGAAACACCATTGCTGGGCGATCTATGATCGACGAGGCGAATATGAAGCGGTCCAAGAAGGCGTGTGATCATCGGAACCCAAAGTCTTTCTCCTCCGCGAGCCGTGGCGCATCAGTTCAGGCGAGCACGGCGTCGAGTGAGGGGCTGACTATCGTATCGTCACCGAAGTGTCGGCAGCTTTACAACATATTTCACCCTTCTGATCCCGTTAGTTACCGAATTGAGCCGTTAATCTCGCCGGCAATGTCGTCGCTCAAGCCGCAGCCCTTGCCCTCGGTAAAGAAGAGCCTCTGGGCAACTCCTGGGCAAAGCCTATCCATGATTGGCAGTCGTGTCGGCCAGAGTGTGGGAACCTTATGGAGCAATTTCGCAACCGGGGTCGCAAGCAGTCTACTTAACCGAAGCCTCGGACTTGGTTCAGAGGACGCTTCACAATCCACAATGACTGCTACCGAGACTCAAATGTCTCGAGGATCACTAGCTAACTCTTCTCTTGGAGAGGATGGTTCTTCTCGGTTTGGTTCGGGCGTTGATTGTCAAGAAGCGTCTGCCAACAGATACCGAACACTGATTGACTCGAACTTAGAAACACTCTACGAAGGAACCAACAGAGCCAAGACTAGTTGTCACAATGATATTTTACATTCGGCGGCCACTGAGTCTGTCGTTGGCCGAGAGAGCGAGGATTTAAGGAGGTTGAAAATGGAAGATGCTAAAGTGAGGGCACTCAATACTAATGGACGAGTTGACTACAGCATCCAGGA GGGTGCATTCGATATATCTCTGATTGCGAGCATTGCCAGCCATTTGACATACTGGGCCGATGAGGATGTAAACCACTTCATGCTTTCGCAGATGCTGTCAAGAAACGGTCGGCATCGAAGTGACAAGGACTGA